In Thermococcus sp., a genomic segment contains:
- a CDS encoding methylmalonyl-CoA mutase family protein, with product MTFDKEKLAKIREEEKRWEETTVKKFIEKRPERKEKFMTDDGFEIKRIYTPADLGEDWDYLKKLGFPGEYPFTRGVYATMYRGRFWTMRQYAGFGTAEESNRRYKYLLEQGQTGLSVAFDLPTQIGYDS from the coding sequence ATGACCTTCGATAAGGAGAAGCTCGCGAAGATTAGGGAGGAGGAGAAGCGCTGGGAGGAAACGACCGTCAAAAAGTTCATCGAGAAGAGGCCAGAGAGAAAGGAGAAGTTCATGACGGATGACGGTTTTGAGATAAAGAGGATTTACACCCCCGCTGACCTCGGCGAGGACTGGGATTACCTCAAAAAGCTCGGCTTCCCGGGCGAATATCCTTTCACCCGCGGCGTTTACGCCACCATGTACCGCGGCAGGTTCTGGACGATGAGGCAGTACGCCGGTTTCGGAACCGCTGAGGAGTCCAACAGGCGCTACAAATACCTCCTGGAGCAGGGCCAGACCGGTCTGAGCGTCGCCTTCGACCTGCCCACCCAGATAGGCTACGACTCCG
- a CDS encoding MBL fold metallo-hydrolase, producing MIIGNVGLDSSARFAFQSHAHTDHFVSGEVIYSTRATKFLSHLRKGGFYREVGFGKTFYLGDFRARLYPAGHMLGSAGIKLWLENGTLFYTGDTKWFKLRTAEKSRFPRADFLVIEATFGVPHFTFPAPREAEKKLIAFVEEAIERGKKPVLYVNQMGKAQEVMKILDLHGYTVKASREMLKVARVYSKFGLSFGNVSVDGEVVLRSYRSPRVENTLSPWELTVSGFGRLKLSNHADFWELMRIVERVNPEKIFTVYGFAEEFARILRGLGYDARPVSQNSVLDPVDMMTKT from the coding sequence ATGATAATAGGTAATGTCGGCCTCGACAGCTCCGCCCGCTTCGCCTTCCAAAGCCACGCCCACACCGACCACTTCGTCAGCGGTGAGGTTATCTACTCCACCAGAGCGACCAAGTTCCTCAGCCACCTCAGGAAGGGCGGTTTTTACCGCGAGGTGGGCTTTGGAAAGACCTTCTACCTGGGCGACTTCAGGGCGAGGCTCTATCCAGCAGGCCACATGCTCGGCTCGGCCGGGATAAAGCTGTGGCTCGAAAACGGGACGCTCTTCTACACCGGAGACACCAAGTGGTTCAAGCTAAGAACGGCAGAAAAGAGCCGCTTCCCGAGGGCGGACTTTCTGGTAATCGAGGCCACCTTCGGCGTTCCCCACTTCACGTTCCCCGCCCCAAGGGAGGCAGAGAAGAAGCTGATAGCCTTCGTCGAGGAGGCCATTGAGAGGGGCAAAAAACCCGTTCTCTACGTCAACCAGATGGGGAAAGCACAGGAGGTCATGAAAATACTCGACCTTCACGGCTACACGGTAAAGGCCTCGCGGGAGATGCTCAAGGTGGCGCGCGTTTATTCGAAGTTCGGCCTCTCGTTCGGCAACGTATCGGTTGATGGAGAGGTCGTCCTGCGTTCCTACCGCTCTCCCCGGGTGGAGAACACACTTTCGCCCTGGGAGCTGACTGTTTCCGGTTTTGGAAGGCTGAAGCTCAGCAACCACGCCGACTTCTGGGAGCTGATGCGGATCGTGGAGAGGGTAAACCCGGAGAAAATCTTTACGGTCTACGGCTTCGCCGAGGAGTTCGCGAGGATTCTCCGGGGACTCGGCTACGACGCCCGCCCCGTGTCCCAGAATTCCGTCCTGGATCCCGTGGACATGATGACAAAAACCTAA
- a CDS encoding Hsp20/alpha crystallin family protein, translated as MVWRRDRYWDPFDLMREIQEEIDAIFRDIMRGPRLWSTREPERYEFVSETWREPFVDIFDRGDRFVITVELPGVRKEDIKLRVTEDTVYLEAQVRREKELETEGAIRIERYYSGYRRVIRLPEEVIPEKTKARYNNGVLEIEIPKKRPSKPEGEGFEVKIE; from the coding sequence ATGGTCTGGAGGAGGGACCGCTACTGGGACCCCTTCGACCTGATGAGGGAGATTCAGGAGGAGATCGACGCCATCTTCAGGGACATCATGCGCGGGCCAAGGCTCTGGAGCACCAGGGAGCCAGAGCGCTACGAGTTCGTCAGCGAGACCTGGCGCGAGCCCTTCGTCGACATCTTCGACCGCGGAGACAGGTTCGTCATCACCGTTGAGCTTCCGGGAGTCAGGAAGGAGGACATCAAGCTCCGCGTTACGGAGGACACCGTCTACCTCGAAGCCCAGGTGAGGCGCGAGAAGGAGCTTGAAACCGAGGGGGCCATAAGGATCGAGCGCTACTACAGCGGTTACAGGAGGGTCATCAGACTGCCCGAAGAGGTCATTCCAGAGAAGACCAAGGCGCGCTACAACAACGGCGTCCTTGAGATAGAGATACCCAAGAAGAGGCCCAGCAAGCCAGAGGGTGAGGGCTTCGAGGTGAAGATTGAGTAA
- a CDS encoding CDC48 family AAA ATPase, producing MAEKREVKLKVASAYQRDVGRGIVRIDRKAMREIGVQSGDIIEIIGTKNTAAVVWPAYPEDEGLSIIRMDGTIRKNAGVGLGDEVTVRKADVKEAKKVIVAPTEPIRFGHDFVEWFHSRLVGRPVVRGDYIKVGILGQELTFVVTATTPAGIVQITEFTEFQVSEKPVKEVSKTAALGVTYEDIGGLKDVIQKVREMIELPLKHPEIFEKLGIEPPKGVLLYGPPGTGKTLLAKAVANEANAHFIAINGPEIMSKYYGESEERLREVFKEAEENAPAIIFIDEIDAIAPKREETHGEVEKRVVSQLLTLMDGLKSRGKVIVIGATNRPDAIDPALRRPGRFDRELEVGVPDKKGRKEILQIHTRGMPIEPEFRKGRVIEILEELERNDAYRESAERALLKVKNARDEEIPEILKGVDEKLYEEVKARLIDALLEELAEVTHGFVGADLAALAREAAMAALRRLIREGKIDFEAEHIPKEVLEELRVTRKDFYEALKMVEPSALREVLLEVPNVRWDDIGGLEDVKEELREAVEWPLKYPEAFMGLGITPPKGILLYGPPGTGKTLLAKAVANESEANFIAIKGPEVLSKWVGESEKNIREIFRKARQAAPTVIFIDEIDAIAPRRGTDVNRVTDRLINQLLTEMDGIQENSGVVVIGATNRPDIIDPALLRPGRFDRLILVPAPDEKARLEILKVHTRNVPLAEDVKLEELAKRTEGYTGADIEAVVREAAMLAMRRALQEGVIRPGMKADEIRQKVKVTMKDFEEAMKKIGPSVSEETMEYYRKIQEQFKQSRG from the coding sequence ATGGCCGAAAAGAGGGAGGTCAAGCTCAAGGTCGCCTCTGCCTATCAGCGTGACGTTGGCAGGGGAATAGTAAGGATAGACCGCAAAGCCATGCGCGAGATAGGTGTCCAGAGCGGCGACATCATCGAGATAATCGGAACCAAGAACACTGCCGCCGTCGTCTGGCCGGCATATCCGGAGGACGAAGGACTGAGCATCATCAGAATGGACGGAACCATAAGGAAGAACGCCGGCGTCGGCCTCGGCGATGAGGTCACGGTGAGAAAGGCCGATGTCAAGGAGGCGAAGAAGGTCATCGTGGCCCCGACCGAGCCCATTCGCTTCGGCCACGACTTCGTCGAGTGGTTCCACAGCAGGCTCGTCGGAAGGCCCGTCGTCAGGGGCGACTACATCAAGGTCGGCATCCTCGGGCAGGAGCTGACCTTCGTGGTCACGGCAACGACTCCTGCCGGGATAGTCCAGATCACCGAGTTCACCGAGTTCCAGGTTAGTGAGAAGCCGGTCAAGGAGGTCAGCAAGACCGCCGCCTTAGGCGTCACCTACGAGGACATCGGCGGCCTCAAGGACGTCATCCAGAAGGTCAGGGAGATGATAGAGCTCCCACTCAAGCATCCGGAAATATTCGAGAAGCTCGGCATAGAACCGCCGAAGGGTGTGCTCCTCTACGGTCCGCCCGGAACGGGTAAGACTCTCCTCGCCAAGGCGGTAGCGAACGAGGCGAACGCCCACTTCATCGCCATTAACGGGCCGGAGATAATGAGCAAGTACTACGGTGAGAGCGAGGAGAGGCTCAGAGAGGTCTTCAAGGAGGCTGAAGAGAACGCCCCGGCGATAATCTTCATCGACGAGATCGATGCAATAGCCCCAAAGAGGGAGGAGACCCACGGCGAGGTCGAGAAGCGCGTAGTTTCACAGCTGCTCACCCTGATGGACGGTCTCAAGAGCCGCGGAAAGGTCATAGTCATAGGCGCTACCAACAGGCCTGACGCCATAGACCCGGCCCTCAGGAGACCCGGAAGGTTCGACCGCGAGCTTGAGGTCGGCGTTCCCGACAAGAAGGGCAGGAAGGAGATACTCCAGATACACACCAGGGGAATGCCTATCGAGCCCGAGTTCAGGAAGGGCAGGGTCATTGAGATACTTGAGGAGCTTGAAAGAAACGATGCCTACCGCGAGAGCGCCGAGAGGGCCCTGCTGAAGGTCAAGAACGCAAGGGACGAGGAGATCCCTGAGATACTCAAGGGCGTAGACGAGAAGCTCTACGAGGAGGTCAAGGCCAGGCTCATCGATGCCCTGCTGGAGGAGCTGGCCGAGGTCACTCACGGCTTCGTTGGTGCAGACCTTGCCGCGCTGGCGAGGGAAGCGGCGATGGCAGCACTCAGGAGGCTCATCAGGGAGGGCAAGATAGACTTCGAGGCCGAGCACATACCCAAGGAGGTCCTGGAGGAGCTCAGGGTAACCAGGAAGGACTTCTATGAGGCCCTCAAGATGGTAGAGCCGAGCGCCCTGAGGGAAGTCCTGCTTGAAGTGCCAAACGTCCGCTGGGACGACATAGGTGGACTTGAAGACGTCAAGGAGGAGCTCCGCGAGGCCGTCGAATGGCCGCTCAAGTACCCGGAGGCCTTTATGGGGCTTGGAATCACCCCACCGAAGGGGATCCTGCTCTACGGTCCTCCTGGAACCGGTAAAACACTGCTCGCGAAGGCAGTCGCCAACGAGAGCGAGGCCAACTTCATAGCCATCAAAGGTCCAGAGGTGCTCAGCAAGTGGGTCGGCGAGAGCGAGAAGAACATCAGGGAGATATTCAGGAAGGCAAGGCAGGCGGCTCCAACGGTGATATTCATCGACGAGATAGACGCAATCGCTCCAAGAAGGGGAACCGACGTCAACCGCGTCACCGACAGGCTCATCAACCAGCTCCTCACCGAGATGGACGGAATACAGGAGAACAGCGGAGTGGTCGTTATCGGAGCCACCAACAGGCCGGACATCATAGACCCGGCTCTGCTCAGACCAGGAAGGTTCGACAGGCTGATACTCGTTCCTGCACCGGACGAGAAGGCCAGATTGGAGATACTGAAAGTCCACACCAGGAACGTGCCGCTCGCGGAGGACGTCAAGCTGGAGGAGCTGGCGAAGAGGACCGAGGGCTACACCGGTGCCGACATCGAGGCAGTGGTCAGGGAAGCCGCGATGCTCGCCATGCGCAGGGCACTGCAGGAAGGCGTAATAAGGCCCGGTATGAAGGCTGACGAGATAAGACAGAAGGTCAAGGTAACGATGAAGGACTTCGAGGAGGCCATGAAGAAGATAGGCCCCAGCGTGAGCGAGGAGACCATGGAGTACTACAGAAAGATACAGGAGCAGTTCAAGCAGTCCCGCGGCTGA
- a CDS encoding transposase, with protein MNVRRLEVLFALTLVLMMYIYPLTLIGLWLLMRELTEYRKDIKRSLIVFIASLPLYGAKIALGISGWSKTLGITPIETSPAVINTVHVVFLALQFLSLYFLYRALSRMSDDTGAEMLKTGGLMLLVAIPLHFATITAYFIATWIGLVLIIYGLEQTGGVSNIGKH; from the coding sequence ATGAACGTTAGAAGGCTTGAGGTTCTCTTTGCACTGACGCTGGTTCTGATGATGTACATCTATCCGCTGACCCTCATCGGCCTCTGGCTCCTCATGAGGGAGCTCACGGAGTACAGGAAGGATATCAAAAGGTCGCTCATTGTTTTCATTGCCTCACTCCCCCTCTACGGGGCGAAGATAGCCCTAGGAATCTCCGGGTGGAGCAAAACCCTGGGGATAACCCCCATCGAGACCAGTCCCGCGGTGATAAACACCGTCCACGTGGTCTTTCTGGCGCTTCAGTTCCTGAGCCTCTACTTCCTCTACCGCGCCCTCTCACGGATGTCCGACGACACAGGGGCCGAGATGCTGAAGACCGGCGGGCTAATGCTCCTCGTTGCCATACCGCTTCACTTCGCCACGATAACCGCGTACTTCATAGCGACGTGGATTGGCCTTGTCCTGATAATCTACGGGCTTGAGCAGACCGGAGGGGTCTCCAACATTGGGAAACACTGA
- a CDS encoding M67 family metallopeptidase, translated as MELIIRQDDLNAIIKMAERSAVEICGFLFGRREGNRFIVEEARFVPNRLNSPTEFEMEPVEMVKAIDEAEGRGLEVVGIFHSHLNCLPRPSGKDLVGMKLWPVVWLIVDEKGNYGAYVLRDGEVVAFDVRVVPLQTKQPLNPEGCKNKAV; from the coding sequence ATGGAACTGATAATCCGACAAGACGATTTAAATGCAATTATCAAAATGGCAGAAAGGAGCGCCGTTGAGATCTGCGGCTTCCTCTTCGGAAGGCGAGAGGGCAACCGCTTCATCGTGGAAGAGGCTCGCTTCGTTCCCAACAGGCTGAACTCTCCCACAGAGTTCGAGATGGAACCGGTCGAGATGGTAAAGGCCATAGACGAGGCTGAAGGAAGGGGACTGGAGGTCGTTGGGATATTCCACTCCCACCTCAACTGTCTCCCCAGGCCGAGCGGGAAGGATCTGGTGGGAATGAAGCTCTGGCCTGTGGTGTGGTTGATAGTTGACGAGAAAGGGAACTACGGGGCGTACGTTTTAAGGGATGGGGAGGTAGTGGCATTCGATGTTAGGGTTGTACCCTTGCAAACAAAGCAACCTTTAAATCCAGAGGGGTGCAAAAACAAAGCGGTGTGA
- a CDS encoding PIN domain-containing protein, whose product MIYIDTSVFYHYTTNGEFADMAEEVLTSPEPKITSDLVLDEFLFVIIRREVQREFGIRSSVAIKERLSKSPELAEFIYETGKKALAVFEAFDVVVVPDSRDWAKTLLFMRHYNLFPHDARIIATALEYGTKRIASLDRDFGRAREIIELLPEEFWKE is encoded by the coding sequence GTGATCTACATTGACACGAGTGTTTTCTACCACTACACCACCAACGGAGAGTTCGCAGACATGGCTGAGGAAGTGCTAACATCTCCTGAGCCTAAGATAACCTCTGATCTTGTTCTAGATGAGTTCCTTTTTGTCATAATCCGGAGAGAGGTTCAACGTGAGTTTGGGATTAGATCTTCGGTCGCCATAAAAGAGAGGCTTTCGAAAAGTCCAGAACTGGCAGAGTTTATCTATGAAACCGGGAAGAAAGCTCTGGCGGTTTTTGAGGCGTTTGATGTCGTGGTAGTTCCAGATTCCCGCGACTGGGCAAAGACATTACTCTTCATGAGGCACTATAACCTCTTCCCCCATGATGCACGGATAATAGCTACCGCCTTGGAGTATGGAACGAAGAGGATAGCCTCACTCGACAGGGACTTTGGGAGGGCCAGGGAGATTATTGAACTTCTCCCCGAAGAGTTCTGGAAGGAATGA
- the mobB gene encoding molybdopterin-guanine dinucleotide biosynthesis protein B, whose product MKAVAFVGFKKSGKTTAVEAVSRVLKERGYRVAIAKSMHADFDREGSDTWRFSRIADTVVVRAHDTDALLFKAKDINALFSMVSADFLLLEGFKSIKHVPKVICARKEEDVRELNDGLAMAVSGVIASTGVEEIDGLPVIDATKEPEKLADLVERRAFMLPNIDCGMCGFKCAEMAEMIVSGEKTLKDCVVLSSKPKVTVKIDGQVLPMKDWVQELVEKTIRGMLSSMKGYREGKRIEIVIRED is encoded by the coding sequence ATGAAGGCGGTTGCCTTTGTGGGCTTCAAGAAGAGCGGGAAAACGACCGCTGTTGAGGCGGTTTCCCGGGTGCTGAAGGAGAGGGGCTACCGCGTTGCCATAGCGAAGAGCATGCACGCAGATTTTGATCGGGAGGGGAGCGACACCTGGAGGTTCTCGCGGATTGCGGACACCGTTGTGGTTCGCGCCCACGACACCGATGCGCTCCTCTTCAAAGCCAAGGACATCAACGCCCTCTTCTCCATGGTCAGCGCTGACTTCCTCCTGCTTGAGGGGTTCAAGTCGATAAAACACGTCCCCAAGGTCATATGCGCGAGGAAAGAGGAGGACGTTAGGGAGCTCAACGATGGCCTTGCTATGGCCGTGAGCGGGGTTATAGCCTCAACCGGCGTTGAGGAGATAGACGGGTTGCCCGTTATAGACGCGACTAAAGAGCCCGAGAAGCTCGCCGACCTCGTGGAGAGAAGAGCATTCATGCTGCCCAACATAGACTGCGGCATGTGCGGATTCAAGTGCGCCGAGATGGCGGAAATGATAGTGAGCGGCGAGAAGACGCTCAAGGACTGCGTCGTCCTCAGCTCAAAGCCGAAAGTCACGGTAAAGATAGACGGACAGGTCCTGCCCATGAAGGACTGGGTGCAGGAGCTGGTTGAGAAGACGATAAGGGGCATGCTGTCGAGCATGAAGGGCTACCGCGAGGGGAAGAGGATAGAGATCGTGATAAGGGAGGATTGA
- a CDS encoding LSm family protein, which yields MGEKQYLLDRTLEAWKGKRVALAVSNEHSFTGILEDFDEEVILIRDVSDIAGNKAKALIVKIEDMNWIMLL from the coding sequence ATGGGGGAGAAGCAGTACCTGCTGGACAGGACCCTTGAGGCGTGGAAAGGTAAAAGGGTGGCTCTGGCGGTTAGCAACGAGCACTCATTTACCGGAATCCTTGAAGACTTCGACGAGGAGGTCATACTCATCCGTGACGTCTCCGACATAGCCGGAAACAAGGCAAAGGCGCTGATAGTCAAGATAGAGGACATGAACTGGATAATGCTTCTGTGA
- a CDS encoding 6-hydroxymethylpterin diphosphokinase MptE-like protein yields MEWEEWKPFYLRIVREMGYSIEEDRRAAELLRALLLEGDEYILKDELAAVVERRAYVFGCGPSLERALGKHDFSNGTLIAADGATSALLDAGLLPDIIVTDLDGRIPDLKLANDRGSFMAIHAHGDNVEKMAVYVPMFSRILGTCQTEPLDIVYNFGGFTDGDRAAFLAEEMGAREIVLVGFDFGQVVGRWSKPGLKEHSPVWESKRKKFEFAMELLDWLKKKGRARIVYLTPDP; encoded by the coding sequence ATGGAGTGGGAGGAGTGGAAGCCATTCTATCTGAGGATCGTCCGTGAGATGGGCTACTCCATTGAGGAAGACCGCAGGGCAGCCGAGCTGTTGAGGGCACTGCTCCTTGAGGGTGACGAATACATCCTGAAGGACGAGCTGGCCGCGGTTGTGGAAAGGAGGGCCTACGTTTTCGGCTGCGGTCCAAGTCTTGAGAGGGCGCTTGGGAAGCATGACTTCTCCAATGGGACATTGATAGCGGCCGACGGGGCGACCTCTGCACTCCTCGATGCGGGCCTTCTTCCCGACATAATAGTCACCGACCTCGATGGCAGGATCCCGGACCTAAAGCTGGCCAACGATCGAGGTTCCTTCATGGCCATCCACGCCCACGGGGACAACGTGGAGAAGATGGCCGTTTACGTCCCGATGTTTTCGCGGATTCTCGGAACATGTCAGACGGAGCCTCTGGACATCGTTTACAACTTCGGGGGCTTTACCGACGGTGACAGGGCGGCTTTTCTGGCCGAGGAGATGGGGGCGAGAGAAATCGTCCTGGTTGGCTTTGACTTCGGTCAGGTCGTGGGCAGGTGGAGCAAGCCGGGACTGAAGGAGCACTCCCCGGTCTGGGAGAGCAAGAGGAAGAAGTTTGAGTTCGCGATGGAACTGCTGGATTGGCTGAAAAAGAAGGGGAGGGCGAGGATAGTGTACCTCACACCAGATCCCTGA
- a CDS encoding Mut7-C RNAse domain-containing protein gives MRFIADMMLGRLARWLRLYGYDTLYGVEDDDEILRIALAENRVLLTRDSGLAARARRLGVEVIALSSNSLEGQVGELKKRGLEFEELFPAHARCPKCNGPIRPVPKDDLRGRVPESVYQKYDEFYVCENCGQVYWPGRQWREMLRIGEKLRRV, from the coding sequence ATGAGGTTCATCGCCGATATGATGCTCGGCCGGCTCGCGAGGTGGCTCAGGCTGTACGGCTACGACACGCTCTACGGCGTTGAGGACGACGATGAGATACTCAGGATCGCCCTGGCTGAGAACCGGGTTCTCCTCACCAGGGATTCAGGCCTTGCCGCGAGAGCCAGGAGGCTTGGCGTGGAGGTGATCGCGCTGAGCTCAAACTCCCTTGAGGGACAGGTAGGGGAGCTCAAGAAGCGTGGCCTTGAGTTTGAGGAACTGTTTCCTGCCCATGCCCGATGTCCGAAGTGTAACGGCCCCATCCGGCCGGTCCCCAAGGACGACCTCAGGGGGAGAGTTCCAGAGAGCGTCTATCAGAAATACGATGAGTTCTACGTCTGCGAAAACTGCGGTCAAGTCTACTGGCCGGGGAGACAGTGGAGGGAGATGCTGAGGATAGGCGAAAAGCTGAGAAGGGTTTAA
- a CDS encoding MBL fold metallo-hydrolase: MLVYFIGTGGSEGIPAHLCTCSTCNEARKLGFAQRLPSTLAIITDNRKAVLFDVGTDIRDFLNVPLEAIFLTHWHHDHIYGLYKLRWTALETPLYAPEGHADALILREPKNLQPRTIKPGDTVELDTLKITAFRLNHQVETLGYLIEEDGKSVALLYDTKGLPEETGEFLKEKAPLRLAIVDATYPPGTDDPYHNNVDEAAEIGLRLAERTVLSHISHKNLPFLELTGYVRRRWGNRVLVAYDGMVFYV, encoded by the coding sequence ATGCTCGTCTACTTCATCGGCACAGGCGGGAGCGAGGGGATTCCGGCACACCTCTGCACCTGCTCGACCTGCAACGAGGCGAGAAAGCTCGGCTTTGCCCAGAGGCTGCCCTCAACGCTCGCAATAATAACCGATAACCGGAAGGCGGTTCTCTTCGACGTCGGGACGGACATAAGGGACTTCCTCAACGTTCCGCTGGAGGCCATCTTTCTGACCCACTGGCACCACGACCACATCTACGGCCTCTACAAGCTTAGATGGACGGCGCTGGAAACACCGCTCTACGCGCCGGAGGGGCACGCCGACGCCCTGATCCTGCGGGAACCCAAGAACCTCCAGCCGAGAACGATAAAACCGGGGGACACCGTTGAGCTGGACACGCTTAAAATCACCGCGTTCCGTCTCAACCATCAGGTCGAGACCCTCGGGTACCTCATAGAGGAGGACGGGAAGAGCGTGGCTTTGCTCTACGACACGAAAGGCCTCCCTGAGGAGACGGGGGAGTTTCTGAAAGAGAAGGCCCCGCTAAGGCTCGCCATCGTTGATGCTACATACCCCCCTGGAACCGATGACCCCTATCACAACAACGTTGATGAGGCGGCGGAGATTGGGCTCAGGCTCGCCGAGAGAACCGTTTTAAGCCACATCTCCCACAAGAACCTGCCGTTCCTTGAGCTGACCGGGTACGTGAGGAGGAGGTGGGGGAACAGGGTTCTCGTCGCCTACGACGGAATGGTGTTCTACGTCTAA
- a CDS encoding nitroreductase family protein translates to MRVLELAKRRKTVREFLPDKPPKDDILKAIKAAKEAPSGMNAQPWKFVVIDDDWLKGKIRELCEREEEKFYSRTKGDLMAWLNAKGFKPEKPFLSEAPYLILVFGHTKAPYWLQSTWIAVGYLLLALEELGLGTVTYTPPNPKPIEELLNAPADYKLQTILPVGYPADPKPKYDRRKLEDVVSFNGL, encoded by the coding sequence ATGCGTGTTCTTGAGCTGGCGAAGAGGAGGAAGACCGTGAGGGAATTCCTCCCGGACAAGCCGCCGAAGGATGACATCCTGAAGGCGATAAAGGCCGCGAAGGAAGCCCCATCCGGAATGAATGCCCAGCCATGGAAGTTCGTAGTCATCGATGACGACTGGCTGAAGGGGAAGATAAGGGAGCTCTGCGAGAGGGAGGAGGAGAAGTTCTACTCAAGGACGAAGGGCGACCTGATGGCATGGCTGAACGCCAAGGGATTCAAGCCCGAAAAGCCCTTCCTCAGCGAGGCCCCCTACCTAATCCTCGTCTTCGGGCACACGAAGGCACCCTACTGGCTTCAGTCAACGTGGATAGCGGTCGGCTACCTCCTCCTTGCGCTCGAAGAGCTCGGCCTTGGAACCGTGACGTACACTCCTCCGAACCCGAAACCGATAGAGGAGCTGTTAAACGCACCAGCGGACTACAAGCTCCAGACGATTCTGCCCGTTGGCTATCCCGCAGACCCCAAGCCAAAGTACGATAGGAGGAAGCTCGAAGATGTGGTGAGCTTCAACGGCCTCTAA
- the proC gene encoding pyrroline-5-carboxylate reductase has product MRIAVIGAGMIGGAIARALAEEGHEVTATRRHIERAKYLEEFGVTLTDDNRKAAEWADVVILAVKPGKARVVLEEIKEAVGNKLVISVVAGVSLAELSRAASARFVRAMPNIAVLVKESFTAYATWLDGDGDIETIEGILGTFGDCVRVDEEYLDGITGLSGSGPAYVTVFLEAMVYGGLRVGLPREVATKAALQTLLGTAKLLMKTEEHPAEVREWVITPGGTTIDGVFELEEGRIRTAVMKAIDTASKKSRLLSRKV; this is encoded by the coding sequence GTGAGGATCGCAGTAATCGGTGCGGGAATGATAGGGGGCGCCATAGCCCGGGCCCTCGCGGAGGAAGGACACGAGGTAACCGCGACGAGGAGGCACATTGAACGGGCTAAATACCTTGAAGAGTTCGGCGTGACGCTCACGGATGACAACAGAAAGGCCGCGGAATGGGCGGACGTCGTCATTCTGGCGGTGAAGCCCGGGAAGGCCCGGGTGGTTCTTGAGGAAATAAAGGAGGCTGTGGGAAACAAGCTCGTGATCTCCGTGGTTGCGGGGGTATCCCTGGCGGAGCTGAGCAGGGCAGCCAGTGCCCGGTTTGTGAGGGCCATGCCCAACATAGCGGTGCTTGTTAAGGAGTCATTCACGGCATACGCCACGTGGCTGGACGGTGATGGGGACATAGAAACCATCGAGGGCATCCTTGGGACGTTTGGGGACTGTGTGAGAGTGGACGAGGAATACCTGGACGGGATAACGGGATTAAGCGGTTCCGGGCCCGCGTACGTGACGGTGTTCCTGGAGGCTATGGTCTACGGCGGCCTTAGAGTGGGCCTCCCAAGGGAAGTCGCCACCAAGGCAGCCCTCCAGACACTCCTGGGGACCGCAAAGCTCCTGATGAAAACTGAGGAGCATCCGGCTGAGGTGAGGGAGTGGGTGATAACTCCGGGAGGGACAACTATAGACGGTGTCTTTGAGCTGGAGGAGGGCAGAATAAGGACGGCCGTTATGAAGGCCATCGATACAGCCTCAAAAAAATCCAGGCTGCTCTCCAGAAAGGTTTAG
- a CDS encoding dual specificity protein phosphatase family protein: MWRSARFVDGNVAFSRMPTRREIDEVAKTFDAVVVLVEEFELPYSLDEWQKRGVEVLHSPIEDFTAPSLEQLLKILRWIEARVGEGKKVLIHCMGGLGRSGTVAVAWVMYSEGVPLRDALLKVRRLRPGAVEVEEQMGVLRKLEGTLF; this comes from the coding sequence ATGTGGCGCTCGGCCAGATTCGTTGACGGTAACGTTGCCTTCTCCCGGATGCCAACGCGGAGGGAAATAGACGAAGTTGCCAAAACCTTCGATGCGGTTGTGGTACTCGTTGAGGAGTTTGAACTTCCATACAGCCTGGATGAATGGCAGAAACGGGGCGTTGAGGTTCTCCACAGCCCAATAGAAGACTTCACCGCGCCGAGTCTTGAGCAGCTCCTCAAAATCCTTCGTTGGATCGAGGCGAGGGTTGGGGAGGGCAAAAAGGTTCTGATTCACTGCATGGGTGGCCTCGGGAGGAGCGGGACGGTGGCGGTTGCATGGGTGATGTACTCGGAAGGCGTCCCTCTGAGGGATGCCCTCTTGAAGGTTCGGCGGCTGAGACCCGGTGCTGTTGAGGTTGAGGAGCAGATGGGGGTTCTGAGGAAGCTTGAGGGGACACTATTTTGA